A window of Bacillus toyonensis BCT-7112 genomic DNA:
TTGATTATAGTTGGTAGCTCATTTGTTGTTTCAAGTTGAATTTCGGCTGGTCGCGCAGAAACGTGCGTTCGATTCAATTGTTCACTCATATACATATCTAAATATTCTTTAGAAAAGCGAATCTGGTCGCTATATGGATTTGGAAAAATCTTTTCTTGTGTGGAAAATACTTCTCTTGGGTGTAATATGTTACTTACTAACACACGATTTTTTATCATAAGCTCTATTGTTTTTTGTGTCTCTTCTACATTTCCTAAAGAAAAGCGTTCTACTAGTTCACTAATTTTCACACCTTTTTGAGTCAAAAAATAAAACTCAGGAAACCACTCAGACAGAATACCTGTAAATCTCATTTCCCCTATCAAAACTTCATTATGCAACTTCTCCCAATGTTTAATAGGAGACCAATAATAAATTTTCTCGCTCATATAACCCTCCATAAACTTTTAACTTAATTTTCAAATACACTTTTCTAATCTACAAAAATAATTTTTAGATTCTTCCTCTTGTCTCGAAGTGATTATAAATACATGTACTTCAATAAAGCTTGAGAATAATAAAATAACTTTTTCTTCATTAAAATTTTTTATTTCATCATAAAAAATATTTTTTTATTAGACATTTCACATCCTTTCCCATAGTAATCCTATAAGGTATAAACCATTTAGAACATTGGGAATATTCGTGTATTTCCAATGTGAAATTATTGTAATGGATTGGAAAGCAGATGGATATAGTTATTAAACACAATAATATTGAGAAAGTTTTATTTGTTATAGCAATAAAATTTTCTAATGAGATTTATTACATATAGCTTAAGAAAAGAATTTAATATTTTTCTTTTGAAGTTAGTGTGAAAATGCAACTTACTTTTACATACAAGTTATTTACTAACATATCGTATTTAAAATAGAGAAAAGACACCTTAAATGGTGTCTTTTCTCTATTTTAATTCCATATACTTTTTCATGTTTGCTATTTTTTAAACGATTTGTAGGAATTAATACAAAGATATCTTCTCCTCCTACTGTTACAATAGAAATAATTTCTTGTCTATTTCCTTTATTAAATTGTAATATAATTACAGTATGTGAAATTATATTAATTTAATTTTAAAAGCGAAGTGAAAATAACCGTCACTTCGCTTTTTGCATGTACAATCCTTATTACATGTACTCAATTCAGTATATACTTCCACATGACTTGCTTTTATTTAATCGGTTTCGCTGTTTTTAAAACGAATGAACTTAATGCAGGAACTTTAATTTTATTATTATGGACAACATAAAGTGTTTTACTACCTGCCTGCTTACCATCTACTAGTACTTTCCAAGGACCTTTCGATGGCAAAGTTATGTCAACGGATTCTCTATTTGCATTGTGAGCCACCATAAAGTTTTCATTTTTATTCCCATTGCCCTTTCCATCTATTGAATAAGCTATAACATTTTTGGGAGCATCTATAAATGATATATGCTTTTTAATTTGCTCAGTAGATGTCATTCGAAAAGCTGGGTACTTTTTGCGTAAATCTATTAAGCCCTTCATATAATCTACTTCATTATTATATGCTGCACGGCGTAACCAATCCATCTGGTTAATTGAATCAGGAGATTTGTAACTGTTATGATCACCATATTTCGTGCGCATAAACTCTTGCCCTGCATGTAAAAATGGAATTCCTTGTGATGTTAATAAAATTGAAGAAGACAATTTGTGCATTTGTTTTCGCACTTCTGCACTGTCACCTGGATTAGTTAACTCAAGTTTATCCCATAATGTATGATTGTCATGAGCTTCCACATAAGTTAATACCTGTTCCGGATCTTGATAGGTAGACGAATTTGTATCATAGTCAATGCCTGCTGTAATGCCTTTTTTAATACGGTCTTCCATGTTTTGCTTTCCATTTACAAAACCATTTTCTTTCTCTTCAAATACACTACCTTTCAATCCATCACGTATATTATCGTTAAAATGAGCAATCCCTTTCATTTTCTCCGCGTTTTTTTGATTTGCTTTCAACTCAGCTGCAAGAGGTGTATTTAAATCCCAGCCTTCTCCATGCAGTATAATGGAAGGGTCAATTTGATCAACAGCTTTACGTATCTCATTCATTGTTTCATAATCATGAATGCCCATTAAATCAAAACGGAATCCATCTAAATTGTATTCTTTTGCCCAATATGTGACAGAATCAACCATAAACTTCCTCATCATTTTTCGTTCTGAAGCAGTATCATTTCCTACTCCAGTTCCATTTGCAAATGTTCCATCTTCATTGTATCGGTAATAATAACCTGGAACTAACTTATGAAAATTAGATTCAGCCGCATTATACATATGGTTATATACTACATCCATTACAACACGAAGATTATTATCATGTAGCACTTGAATCATTTGCTTTAATTCAGTTATTCGAACAGTCGGCTCATATGGATTTGTAGAATAGGAGCCCTCTGGGACGTTGAAGTTTTTCGGGTCATATCCCCAGTTGTATTGTGGTTCATTTAAAGTTTCTTCATTGACTGATGCATAATCAAATATCGGTAAAAACTGAACGTGCGTAACACCAAGATCTTTCATATGATCAAGTCCTGTTTTTACACCTTCAGGCCCTTTTGTTCCTTTTTCTGTTACCCCTAAATATTTTCCTTTCTGTTTAATGCCACTTTCAGGTTGGATGGAAAGATCGCGTACATGCAATTCATAAATAATAGCATCTTCCGGTTTTTTAAATTCCGGTTTTTTATTTGCTTTCCATTTTTTCGGATTTGTTTCGTTTAAATCAATGACTACACCTTTATCTCCATTTACAGAAGCAGCACGCACATATGGATCAACTGCTTCAGTCCATTTATCCCCAATTTTCACCTTATACGTATAAAAGAGACCTTTTTGGTTCCCTTTAATTTCTGCTTTCCAAGTTCCCTTTTCACCTTGTTGCATGTTTATTTCAGTACCTATTTTATCGTTCCATTTTTTATATGTAACTAACTTTGCTTCACTCGCAGTAGGAGCCCATACACGGAATTTTGTATGTTGCGGGGAATATATATTCCCTAGATCGTTACCACTATAATAAAATAATTTATCAAACTCTTCGCTACGAATGACTTTACCGATTTCAGTATTCGTATAAGCTAAGTTTTCTATTTTAACTTTGTATGTCTGTTTTAAATCAATTTTCTGTTCTGTAATTATTTTCACCTTATTAGTAATATCTCCACCATTTTTATCAAAAGGATTAATTTCCTTAATTTTAATGCCCTCAATTTCAATTTTCTGTTCCTTAATATTAAAAGGAACATTAGTCGTTACAGTGATTTCATTAAAACTATCAATAGTAGCTTTTTGAATTGTGAGATCTGAAGAAGGCTTAGAGTTATATACTTTTTCATCACCCGAAAGAATCCATACTTCAGCACGACCGTCCTTTATATTTTCAATCCAACGATCGCCACCATCTTTTTCCCACTCATTCGTACGAATAATAAATCCTACACGATTATAGTCACCATCTATTTTAATCTTTGCGTACTTTCCAAATTCATCTTCACCAGTAAATTCATATGATTTACCATTTGCATTTTCTCCCCACATCCAAAGATTCCAGTCTTTTGTGTTTCCAGACTGCTCTTTGTAATGAACGATAATTTCAGTTGTTTTTAAATTTGAAACTGCCTTCACATTCTGAAAAGAGAAAACAGATGATAACATAACGATTATAGTAAGTAATAAAACTGATTTGTTAATTAATCTTTTTGTTATTCGCACCACATACACCCTTTCTTTAAATAGTACGAGCGATTTATTATGCTCGTATAAATTACACTGCTTAAATTAAACTAGAAATCTCTTTTACTTCACCTCCATATTGGCTATTTTCACATATGTATTTCAATGACCTTTTAATACGAAAGCGTTTGCATTAAAACTTAAAAAAATAGATTTTTTATGCCTTTATATACTTATAAATACTAAAAGATCAGGGAAATCATTTTAAAGCAATCGTTTGTTATCGCTTTCATTCTATAGCACTTTCTATCAAGAGGTCAATATATTATTAATTTTCTGTTTTTATATACATTTAACCTTATATATTATTCGCAACGTATTGAAGATAGACAGCCTAATTATCGCTTAGTAAGTTTATTATCAATAATGCATTGCTGTGTAAAAAAACAGCTAATATCCTTAAAGTGACATTAGCTGTTTTTCATAATGTATTAATATAAGAATGAAAATGATACTTCTAACTTACTTAATTTTTGCTGCATCAAATGCCTTTTGAACTGCTTGAACTTCAGCTGTATTCGCTCCATATTTATTAGTTGCCACTCGAATACATGCAGACTTCAATTCTTTGAAATTAGAAGTCATGTTTAACTCATCTGTATTTGCATAATAGAAAATATCAAACATTTTATCTTCACCAATTCCTTTAACAGTTACTCCGTTATGAGTTCCGCCTTTTGCAATGAGATACGCAACTTTATTAATAATGCTTGAATTAAAATGAACGCCGCCTTGATCCCAGCCATTAAAATCGTTAAATTCACTGTAATCATCTGGATAAGGTACTCCAAGTGAAGATGGCACAGAAGCTGGGTTTTCCATATCACGGAAAACAGATCCGGTTTGTTCACCCATTGTCCAGTTAAATGTTCCGTTATTTACGTATTTCTCAATAGATGTTCCCATAATATCAGATAGTGCCTCATTGATTGCACCAGATTCACCGTAATATTCAAGATTAGATTCGCTAGAAGTAACAGCATGTGTAAATTCATGTCCAGCTACGTCATATGCTTTAACGATAGGATCGCCATATACAAGCATACTTCCATTATTAGCACTTAATGCATTCTGCCAATTTTTCGGATCGTTCGTATCTTCAGAATCCCAAGCATGTACAACTGAAACTACCTTTTGTCCCTTATTATCAAAACTATTACGCTTGTATTTATCTTTGTAAAAATCAAATACCTTTGTTGCTAAGTAATGAGCACTTACTGCTTTTGGATCGTTAAATGTTGTTGAAGTACTAGTTGCTAATGTACCAGGATAATAGCTTTCTTCTTTAGTAATATCTTTGTAATTCACATCATAAGTTTCAATTCCTTGCCCTCTTGTATAATCAGCAAGCGCATATTTGCCATTACTTTGTTTAGAAATACCAAATGAACGAGAAATACCTAAATCATCTTTTCCTGTTCCAGTTAATGATGTAAGACTGCTTTTTTTACTTTCCTTTAAGGCCCCAACTAGTTTTTCACTTGCTTTTAAGTTAGATTCTTGTACCATATTTTTTAACATATTGCCATTTTGCGCATTTACTAAATAAGTTCCAGAAACATAGTTTGGTGTTGCAGCTTCAAATGTAACTTGGTATGCATTGCTAGCTTGTCCATTATTTTCATCAACAAAAATAACTTCCTTAATTTCTGGCTCAGAAATAAACTTGATATCGTTCCCGTACTTCGTAAAAATATATTGTTTTGCTTCATCTTTTGATAGATTAATAGTTTTTTTCAATTCTTCTTGTTTTAAATTTTGCGCGCTATCACCTGAAACACTTTTAATAACCCCCTTATTATCTACGTGTGCGGTTAATTGATGGCCATATACTTCTTTTCCTTCATATGTTTGCTGGATACGTACGAGTGTAGTCCCATCATACGAATCACGTTTTTGAAGAACTTTATAATCTACTCCTGTTTCTCCATTGACTTGTTTTTGGGACAGAGCTTGTTCTGTTTTCTCCTTAAGTGCATCCTTTACTACATTTTCTGGTGCCTTTTGTGACGGTTGTGTAAGTTCACCCGAACGGAACGATTCCTCCTGAATTTGAACTTGTAGTTGATCTGTTTCCTCTGCATGACCTATTCCGTATGGTGCCACAGCTGTTAAAGCTAATCCTGTTGTTAATGCTACCTTAGTTAATGTCTTTGTGTTTTTCATTTTTTCACCTCGTATAATTTTTGAAATAGAAAGCTTGTACAAAGTATACTGTCTATTTATGTCGAAAAAAAGAGAAAATACAAAATTTATGTAATATTATGCAAAATTACATAAATTGTGGTCAATATTGTAAATAATTAACGGAACACATAAGTACATTAATTTGAATAAAAAAAGAATCCTTTTTGGCAGCGCTCATCCAATTGGTTAGTTATTAATTACCTATATTTATTCTAATAAAAGTACACTTACATCTAAATAACAACATAAAAACCCACTCTTTACTATTGTAAGAGTGGGTTTAATGCTATTAAAATAACAATTACTATAAGAAACCTTATAATTTATATTTTTTTAGTAATCCTACTAAGTTTTTTATAAAATTCACCTTTTGTCTTTGTATGATTAAACTGATTTGGATTAATATTAGCTTTTTGTGAGAGTGCTACAATCTCTTCTTTTGTAATTGAATCTTTAGTATTTATAGATGCTATATTTGTATATTTTCCATCTTCTGTTTTTGGAATTTCTAAAATCCCTTTATTTACAAGATCAACTACAGCTTTATGCTCTGAAGAATGTGTATCTACACCAGTAATTTTCCAATTACGCATAACTTTTGGCGTATATACACCGTTCTTTACCTCTTTTAAATACGTAATAGCAAGGTTACGAATGGTTCCACCTGTTTCTCCGAATGCATTCTCTTGTTTAGATGACCAAGTTTGTTCAAATTTACGTCCCTCTAAAGCTCCCCCTTTTGCCTGTAGAGCCTCCATTCTATACGCATTCATTCCTAGCGTCATAACATCGCTCATTTTAATCGGTTTATTTGTACGAATAGAGCGTAAATTTGTAATTCTACTACCATATGGCTTTGTTAAATCAATTTCGTATTTTACGCCTCCAAAGAAATCATTCGTACTGTATTTAGACGCGCGACGGTTTTTATCAAAACTAACTGTTACATCTCCGGCACGAGATGAGTTAAAATATCCTGCTGCCCATTCCATATAGTCTTTTAAATCTTTTCCAGTTATCTTGTAAACTGTAATTTCTCCCAAAGCATATTGATAATTATACGCAATATCTTTCTTCTTTATAGGCCCTATATCCAAACGGGCAGAATCATTATCAATTTGATGGGCTACTACATCCGCTTTACTGTAATGGAGCATAACTTCATGAAAGAAATCTGATAAAGGTGTCTCTTGAATCTGCACACTTGGAATACCCTTTATTTCATTTTCAGGAACAAGGTTTCTCCCTTTTAATTGAGCAACTACAACATTTGCATCTCCTCTTGCATACTCATGAAAAGGTGTTAATGTTTCTTCAAGTGCAGAATCAGATAATACTGTTGTTCCATCAGCATTTTTTACAGGTATAGCGGTAGCTGTTTTATCTTTTAAAACAAGCTTTCCATCTTGCTTTGTAAAAGTAAGGTCAATACGTGAAATATGCGTTCCATATTTATCTGGTTCTGTAATAATTACGCCATTTACAACTTCTTTTTTTACAAGTTTATGCATATGAGCCGCAAAAATAGCGCTTAGTTCCGGACAAGCATTCGCAATATCTTGAACACCAGTACCTGGGATTCCATTCTCATTTTCTAGTCCCATATGCATAACCCCTACCATTACATCTACTTTACCTTCTAATTCTTTAATTGCCTTTTTTGTCTCTTCTACTGGATTTTTCACTACTAAACCATCCAAATGATCTGTCCCTTTTTCAAAATCACTAATCATTGGTGTATTCATACCAATAATCCCGACTTTAATTCCACCTTTTTCAACAATCGTATATGCAGGAAGAAAACGCTCTCCATTTTCCTTATAAATATTTCCTGCTAACGTCTTTCCTTTATATTGCTCACTAACTTTTTTCAATGTATCTAATCCAAAGTTGAATTCATGATTTCCAAATGCCCAGGCGTCATATCCCATTGTATTCATCGCTACCATCATTGGCGATTGTGGCTTATCGTTGAATAATTCTACTGAGTTTCCTTGAATTGTATCCCCGGCATCTACTAATATGGTATTTGGATTTTCTTGACGTACCTTCTTTATAACCGTATAAAGCTGCGTCAAACTTCCACTCATATTTGCTCCATCAAGCGCATAATCCCAAGGCATAAATCTACCATGAATATCTGCAGTACCTAACAATGTAATGTTAACATCAGATTCCTCAGCCTTAGAAATAGCTGGTTTGACTGTTACTGCTGTTACAAGAAGCATAAGAATAATAAAATAGCATACATAGTTCTTCCATTTCATTTTTTGCATAATAACAATATTTCTCCCCTTTTTGTACTGGCATAAAGTTGCTTGAACTTTAAAAATGTAACTTATTATTCGGAAAAATTCAACTACAAAAGATAATTTTGGAGGTGGTTTTACTGTGAAAATATAGAGAATCAAATGCATATTTCCCCTAACAGAATAGTATGTTATCGTTTTCTAACAAAATACTTCTTCCTCCAACGTGTGAAGAGCGCTAAACCAACGGTAGATGTATATGTGCTTTCAAAATTTTGGACATATAACTCATTTTCGGATTTCATTACCAATTTACTTCCTTCTATATGAAAATACTGAGATCACTTCCAAAAATAATAACCCCGCTCTTCATTTAAGACGGGGTTCCACTTATACAGCAAATCGGATTCAGTTTTTTTTCGAATGTTCGTTTCCTCTTCAGGAGTAAGATCTGCTAGTTTCGTATTTTCTTCTGCTTATTAGTTGCGTTCAACTACATTCATCATAATTTTAATCAGGATTTGAATTTTATCACTCGAACCCTTGATACTATCCCAAATCGCCCAATAAAAAGATAATGATTTTTACTTTTCAACTTCACAAAGCAATTTTATCTCTTTAATTTGTTCTATATGACGCTGTTCATGCAAATAGATCAGTTCTATCCACTGATCTAGAAGTAATTCTCCAAGAGCTGGATGCATCACTGATTTTTTCGCTAATATAGATTCATCTTCTATTGTACGCAGGAAACGCATCAATTCTTTTCTAGCGTTGTTTAACAAATCAATCATTTGCTGTACTTCAAATGTTTCTATACTTGGTTCAATCATTTCTGGAGCTATAAATTTTATCGATCTATCTAATACAATAGCGTGAATTTCTTTACGCTCATTTTGGATACTATCCATCTTTTTTAATCCTGACGAAATAACTGTTATAACTCTCTCGTCTAATAAAACTAAGTGATGACAAACTTGTGCTATACTCCATTTATCCTGATCTGGTTTTCTATTAAATTGAGCATCACTTAACAAAGTAATTTCCTCAAATAATTGCTTTCTCGTTTCATCAAACTTGTCATTTACAAATGTATTCATGTGAATTCTCCTTTCATTAGAACCTACATACTTAGATTCCTACGTTAGAAATATTCTCTATAGAAAAAAGATTTTCCTTCACTACTATTTCAATCAAATCTTTTCTTGCTTTAATAGTTTCTCTAATTCACGACGAAATATATGCGTTTTCTCAAAATCCTTGAGGTTTTCATGTGCTACAGTTACACCATAATACTTTCCACTGAATCCTTTCGATACAACTACGTAAAACGTTCCTAATTATCAATCTAGCATTAAGTAAATGTAAAAAATCACCCTATTTATTCATTTTTCATGCGTATGTATGTACATTTGTTAATTTATTCGATATATTATGGGTATTGAATGATTACGAAAAGATAATAGGTCGCTCGTATAACACCTTATATTTTTATATCCGTGAAAACTGCAAAATGTATGAAATTCCATTTGTCAAATGAATTTAATGCGGAAGGAGGTTTGTGGTTACTTCATCGGGATATAATAATCAGTTTTGAACTGATAAAAATATAGGAGGCGACATAATGTTTCGTACGATTTCAAATTTCATGAGAGTAGCTGAGATAAGAAACAAAATTCTTTTTACACTAGCGATGCTAATTGTTTTTCGAATTGGCACATTTATTCCAGTTCCTCATACTAACGCAGAGGTATTAAAGGTACAAGATCAAGCCAACGTTTTAGGTATGCTAAACGTATTTGGTGGAGGAGCATTGCAACACTTCTCGATCTTCGCTGTAGGTATTACACCATATATTACAGCTTCCATCATAGTACAATTACTACAAATGGACGTTATACCTAAATTTTCGGAATGGGCAAAGCAAGGTGAAATGGGCCGTAAGAAGTCAGCTCAATTTACTCGATACTTTACAATCATTCTTGCATTCATACAATCCATTGGGATGTCTTATGGTTTTAATAATATAGCAGGTGGACAATTAATAACAGATCAAAGCTGGACTACATACTTATTTATTGCGACAGTTTTAACTGCAGGTACTGCATTTTTACTTTGGTTAGGTGAACAAATTACCGCTAATGGTGTTGGTAATGGGATTTCAATGATTATCTTCGCAGGACTTGTTGCGGCAATTCCGAATGTTGCTAATCAAATTTACTTGCAACAATTTCAAAATGCAGGCGATCAATTATTCATGCACATAATAAAAATGGTTTTAATTGGACTCGTAATTTTAGCGATTGTTGTTGGTGTCATTTACATTCAACAAGCTGTTCGTAAAATACCGATTCAATACGCAAAAGCTGTATCAGGAAACAATCAATATCAAGGAGCAAAAAACACTCATTTACCGCTTAAAGTAAATAGCGCTGGTGTAATTCCAGTAATCTTTGCTTCAGCCTTTTTAATGACGCCGCGTACAATTGCGCAGCTCTTCCCTGATTCAGGCGTATCCAAATGGTTAGTCGCAAATCTTGATTTTGCACATCCAATTGGAATGACGCTTTATGTCGGTCTTATCGTTGCTTTCACATACTTCTACGCATTTATTCAAGTAAATCCTGAACAAATGGCTGAGAATTTGAAAAAGCAAAACGGTTATGTTCCTGGTATTCGTCCTGGTAAAGCGACAGAACAATATGTAACCAAAATTTTATACCGTTTAACATTTATCGGTGCAATTTTCTTAGGTGCAATTTCAATATTACCACTCGTATTTACGAAAATTGCTACGTTACCACCTTCTGCTCAAATTGGTGGTACAAGCTTACTAATCATCGTCGGTGTAGCACTAGAAACGATGAAGACGTTAGAAAGTCAACTAGTGAAACGTCATTATAAAGGGTTTATTAAAAAAGTTAATTAATTATAAAAACACAGTTGGTTATTTTCCCGACTGTGTTTTTGCGTTTACTACCCCGGTAATATACAGGGCTGTTACATTATCCAACTACAGTTCCTTCTCTAATAACCGCCCTTGTTTGAAATACGTCCGGATTGTAGAACGATTTGCTAAAAATACTCCAATCAAAATGAGACACGCTCCAATACCCATCATCGGATTTAATGGTTCTCCTAAAACAATATATCCTACAATAATTGCTATTAACGGTGATACATATAACCACGTCGATGGGAATACAGGATTTGTTTTTGCTAAAAGCCAGTAATATAATCCGTGCCCACCAATTGATCCGATAAATATGAGATATAAAATAGGCCACTGTACGCTCCATGAGGTTAATACAGTTACATTCGGCTGCTCTATTATGAATGATACGATTAGTAGTAAAATCCCTCCATAAAACATTTGAATACCGTTAATAAGAAATGGTGATACACTTCGTAAATCCGAAAGTATTTCTTTTGAGCGAATAGAACCTATTCCGTAAAATAACTCCCCTACTACTAAAACAATACAAGCAATACTCCATATGAAACTTACTTCTTGATGCATTCCTGGTAAAGAAACAAAAATAACACCTATTAGCGCAATAATTAAAGCGAAAAATTGCTCCTTTTGCAATGTTTTCTTATTTCTTCTTGCTTGTAATAATAAAATCATCATAGGACCTGTTGCAGAAAGTACAGCAGCTAACCCAGAAGAAATATATTGTTCAGCCCAGTACAAAGATGCGAATGTCATGAACGTTAAACAAAAACCAGCATACATAATACGTTTTGAAAATACATGCGGCATAATTTCTTTTCGCTTTAACTTAAATATAAACATTAAGATTACTCCTGCTAAAAAGAAACGAATTCCTGCTGAAAATAATGGAGGCGCTCCTGCTTCAATTCCGATTTTTATCGTTAAAAATGTTGTGCCGAAAATAATACATACTAAAATATAATTGAAAATGACCATTTTTCTTCCTCCTTTTTACTCTTAACATGAGTATAGAGGGTTTCGTGTATAACAGTGTATCTATGCTTATAACAGTTACATCAAATTGTAGTTGATTCTCTTTATATTTTTCGCTTTAATTAAATAAAAAGGAAACAAGGTGAAGCCATGAAGATTGTAATACGGAAAGAATCCAACATACCGTATTATCAACAAATATATATGCAAATCGTTGAAAGAGTACAAAGTGGCATGCTTTCATATGGTGACTCCCTTCCCTCATTACGTTGTATGGCCGAAGATTTACAAATTAGCTTATTGACTGTTCGTAAGGCGTATAAGCAGCTAGA
This region includes:
- the pulA gene encoding type I pullulanase, whose translation is MRITKRLINKSVLLLTIIVMLSSVFSFQNVKAVSNLKTTEIIVHYKEQSGNTKDWNLWMWGENANGKSYEFTGEDEFGKYAKIKIDGDYNRVGFIIRTNEWEKDGGDRWIENIKDGRAEVWILSGDEKVYNSKPSSDLTIQKATIDSFNEITVTTNVPFNIKEQKIEIEGIKIKEINPFDKNGGDITNKVKIITEQKIDLKQTYKVKIENLAYTNTEIGKVIRSEEFDKLFYYSGNDLGNIYSPQHTKFRVWAPTASEAKLVTYKKWNDKIGTEINMQQGEKGTWKAEIKGNQKGLFYTYKVKIGDKWTEAVDPYVRAASVNGDKGVVIDLNETNPKKWKANKKPEFKKPEDAIIYELHVRDLSIQPESGIKQKGKYLGVTEKGTKGPEGVKTGLDHMKDLGVTHVQFLPIFDYASVNEETLNEPQYNWGYDPKNFNVPEGSYSTNPYEPTVRITELKQMIQVLHDNNLRVVMDVVYNHMYNAAESNFHKLVPGYYYRYNEDGTFANGTGVGNDTASERKMMRKFMVDSVTYWAKEYNLDGFRFDLMGIHDYETMNEIRKAVDQIDPSIILHGEGWDLNTPLAAELKANQKNAEKMKGIAHFNDNIRDGLKGSVFEEKENGFVNGKQNMEDRIKKGITAGIDYDTNSSTYQDPEQVLTYVEAHDNHTLWDKLELTNPGDSAEVRKQMHKLSSSILLTSQGIPFLHAGQEFMRTKYGDHNSYKSPDSINQMDWLRRAAYNNEVDYMKGLIDLRKKYPAFRMTSTEQIKKHISFIDAPKNVIAYSIDGKGNGNKNENFMVAHNANRESVDITLPSKGPWKVLVDGKQAGSKTLYVVHNNKIKVPALSSFVLKTAKPIK
- a CDS encoding M4 family metallopeptidase; amino-acid sequence: MKNTKTLTKVALTTGLALTAVAPYGIGHAEETDQLQVQIQEESFRSGELTQPSQKAPENVVKDALKEKTEQALSQKQVNGETGVDYKVLQKRDSYDGTTLVRIQQTYEGKEVYGHQLTAHVDNKGVIKSVSGDSAQNLKQEELKKTINLSKDEAKQYIFTKYGNDIKFISEPEIKEVIFVDENNGQASNAYQVTFEAATPNYVSGTYLVNAQNGNMLKNMVQESNLKASEKLVGALKESKKSSLTSLTGTGKDDLGISRSFGISKQSNGKYALADYTRGQGIETYDVNYKDITKEESYYPGTLATSTSTTFNDPKAVSAHYLATKVFDFYKDKYKRNSFDNKGQKVVSVVHAWDSEDTNDPKNWQNALSANNGSMLVYGDPIVKAYDVAGHEFTHAVTSSESNLEYYGESGAINEALSDIMGTSIEKYVNNGTFNWTMGEQTGSVFRDMENPASVPSSLGVPYPDDYSEFNDFNGWDQGGVHFNSSIINKVAYLIAKGGTHNGVTVKGIGEDKMFDIFYYANTDELNMTSNFKELKSACIRVATNKYGANTAEVQAVQKAFDAAKIK
- a CDS encoding bifunctional metallophosphatase/5'-nucleotidase, with the translated sequence MQKMKWKNYVCYFIILMLLVTAVTVKPAISKAEESDVNITLLGTADIHGRFMPWDYALDGANMSGSLTQLYTVIKKVRQENPNTILVDAGDTIQGNSVELFNDKPQSPMMVAMNTMGYDAWAFGNHEFNFGLDTLKKVSEQYKGKTLAGNIYKENGERFLPAYTIVEKGGIKVGIIGMNTPMISDFEKGTDHLDGLVVKNPVEETKKAIKELEGKVDVMVGVMHMGLENENGIPGTGVQDIANACPELSAIFAAHMHKLVKKEVVNGVIITEPDKYGTHISRIDLTFTKQDGKLVLKDKTATAIPVKNADGTTVLSDSALEETLTPFHEYARGDANVVVAQLKGRNLVPENEIKGIPSVQIQETPLSDFFHEVMLHYSKADVVAHQIDNDSARLDIGPIKKKDIAYNYQYALGEITVYKITGKDLKDYMEWAAGYFNSSRAGDVTVSFDKNRRASKYSTNDFFGGVKYEIDLTKPYGSRITNLRSIRTNKPIKMSDVMTLGMNAYRMEALQAKGGALEGRKFEQTWSSKQENAFGETGGTIRNLAITYLKEVKNGVYTPKVMRNWKITGVDTHSSEHKAVVDLVNKGILEIPKTEDGKYTNIASINTKDSITKEEIVALSQKANINPNQFNHTKTKGEFYKKLSRITKKI
- a CDS encoding DinB family protein, whose protein sequence is MNTFVNDKFDETRKQLFEEITLLSDAQFNRKPDQDKWSIAQVCHHLVLLDERVITVISSGLKKMDSIQNERKEIHAIVLDRSIKFIAPEMIEPSIETFEVQQMIDLLNNARKELMRFLRTIEDESILAKKSVMHPALGELLLDQWIELIYLHEQRHIEQIKEIKLLCEVEK
- the secY gene encoding preprotein translocase subunit SecY, whose amino-acid sequence is MFRTISNFMRVAEIRNKILFTLAMLIVFRIGTFIPVPHTNAEVLKVQDQANVLGMLNVFGGGALQHFSIFAVGITPYITASIIVQLLQMDVIPKFSEWAKQGEMGRKKSAQFTRYFTIILAFIQSIGMSYGFNNIAGGQLITDQSWTTYLFIATVLTAGTAFLLWLGEQITANGVGNGISMIIFAGLVAAIPNVANQIYLQQFQNAGDQLFMHIIKMVLIGLVILAIVVGVIYIQQAVRKIPIQYAKAVSGNNQYQGAKNTHLPLKVNSAGVIPVIFASAFLMTPRTIAQLFPDSGVSKWLVANLDFAHPIGMTLYVGLIVAFTYFYAFIQVNPEQMAENLKKQNGYVPGIRPGKATEQYVTKILYRLTFIGAIFLGAISILPLVFTKIATLPPSAQIGGTSLLIIVGVALETMKTLESQLVKRHYKGFIKKVN
- a CDS encoding DMT family transporter, translated to MVIFNYILVCIIFGTTFLTIKIGIEAGAPPLFSAGIRFFLAGVILMFIFKLKRKEIMPHVFSKRIMYAGFCLTFMTFASLYWAEQYISSGLAAVLSATGPMMILLLQARRNKKTLQKEQFFALIIALIGVIFVSLPGMHQEVSFIWSIACIVLVVGELFYGIGSIRSKEILSDLRSVSPFLINGIQMFYGGILLLIVSFIIEQPNVTVLTSWSVQWPILYLIFIGSIGGHGLYYWLLAKTNPVFPSTWLYVSPLIAIIVGYIVLGEPLNPMMGIGACLILIGVFLANRSTIRTYFKQGRLLEKEL